From the genome of Candidatus Binatia bacterium, one region includes:
- a CDS encoding DUF4215 domain-containing protein codes for CESGGIPLDQAFPGCGTPSATALHACIDARVSCEMCRFLNEADDLVLDCDQFDDGSSNGSCEAVCGDGIEDAGEACDDGNMTSGDGCRADCTLELCGDGLVDAGEACDDGGTADGDGCSASCTIETGFVCAGEPSTCDGICGDGLILGSEICDDGGTAAGDGCDDTCNVESGFACAGEPSVCDGICGDGSILGTEACDDGGTAPGDGCDAACDVETGFSCESEPSVCGGICGDGLLRGAEACDDGGTAPGDGCAAGCTVEVGYSCVGEPSSCDGICGDGLIFGTEACDDGGTTPGDGCDGSCQIETGFSCGGLPSNCVGICGDGLVRGTETCDDGGTAGGDGCDGACQVEPGYSCSGEPSVCQGDCGNGLLDAGEACDDGNPNNGDGCTNTCVIESGYTCGGVPSVCNTTCGDGLIVGAEACDDGGTAPGDGCDAVCGIEAGYACAGEPSSCGPVCGDGLIRGSEACDDGGTAPGDGCDESCGIESGYGCSGEPSSCALLCGNGSPDAGEECDEGVANSNAPDATCRTDCMLAGCGDDILDTGEECDDGALNSNLPDASCRLDCTFPTCGDGIVDVLAGEECEDDNDCTAGDVCGSCECGTPLGSWFFNVAAGSSANCPADGDPGSFLKGRGLPTGGLLGAICSMTRGNFSASANFELVGGVPDANGVAEVELAAAQVVGVQQPSVASDNWICVRVESNGPGWVDCDGGMNADSTAVVDSNASAAPPLPEWDDLWFTAPSGAGDSGAGAGIAPVTVKIIQGPASCPGPADAAWDVIDGVNTALATGTATATINDAESCPGGNFITGSCPSSPFVASLAGTNLSCANWTTQTSKSFVVPLFLLGQDFGEAIGVVLGVGDIAVAARITTDP; via the coding sequence TGTGAGAGCGGAGGGATACCGCTGGACCAGGCCTTCCCGGGCTGCGGCACGCCCAGCGCGACGGCGTTGCATGCCTGCATCGACGCGCGCGTGAGCTGCGAGATGTGTCGTTTCCTGAACGAGGCGGACGACCTCGTGCTCGATTGTGACCAGTTCGATGACGGTAGCTCGAACGGAAGCTGCGAAGCCGTCTGTGGTGACGGCATCGAAGATGCGGGCGAGGCCTGCGACGATGGCAATATGACGTCGGGCGATGGCTGCCGCGCGGACTGTACGCTCGAGCTCTGCGGCGACGGTCTCGTCGATGCCGGGGAAGCATGTGATGACGGCGGCACTGCGGATGGCGATGGCTGCAGCGCGAGCTGCACCATCGAGACCGGGTTCGTTTGCGCAGGCGAGCCGTCCACGTGTGATGGGATCTGCGGCGACGGACTCATCCTAGGTTCCGAGATTTGCGATGATGGCGGCACGGCAGCCGGTGATGGCTGCGACGACACCTGCAACGTCGAGAGCGGCTTCGCCTGTGCGGGTGAGCCGTCGGTGTGCGACGGGATCTGCGGCGACGGTTCGATCCTGGGAACCGAAGCGTGCGACGACGGGGGCACGGCCCCGGGTGATGGCTGCGACGCCGCGTGCGACGTCGAGACCGGGTTCTCGTGCGAGTCCGAGCCGAGTGTCTGCGGCGGGATCTGCGGCGACGGATTGCTGCGAGGCGCCGAGGCCTGTGACGACGGAGGCACGGCACCGGGTGATGGTTGCGCGGCCGGCTGCACCGTCGAGGTTGGATATTCCTGCGTCGGAGAGCCGTCGAGCTGCGACGGCATCTGCGGTGATGGACTGATTTTCGGAACGGAGGCGTGTGACGACGGTGGAACCACGCCGGGTGACGGTTGCGACGGCTCCTGCCAGATCGAGACCGGCTTCAGCTGCGGAGGTCTGCCGAGCAACTGTGTCGGGATCTGTGGCGACGGCCTCGTGCGGGGAACCGAGACCTGCGACGACGGCGGGACGGCGGGCGGCGACGGCTGCGACGGTGCCTGCCAGGTTGAGCCTGGATACTCCTGCTCGGGTGAGCCGAGTGTGTGTCAGGGAGATTGCGGAAACGGACTCCTGGACGCGGGCGAAGCCTGTGACGACGGGAACCCGAACAACGGCGACGGCTGCACGAACACCTGCGTCATCGAGAGCGGCTACACCTGCGGGGGCGTGCCCAGTGTCTGTAATACGACCTGCGGCGATGGCCTGATCGTCGGCGCGGAAGCGTGCGACGACGGCGGTACGGCTCCGGGGGACGGCTGCGACGCGGTCTGCGGCATCGAAGCCGGGTACGCCTGCGCCGGCGAGCCGAGTTCCTGTGGTCCCGTCTGTGGCGACGGCCTGATTCGCGGCTCCGAGGCTTGTGATGATGGCGGCACGGCTCCCGGCGACGGCTGCGACGAAAGCTGTGGCATCGAGTCGGGCTACGGATGCTCCGGCGAGCCGAGTTCGTGTGCGTTGCTCTGCGGAAACGGAAGCCCCGACGCGGGTGAGGAATGTGACGAGGGTGTCGCGAACTCGAACGCTCCCGATGCCACATGCCGCACCGACTGCATGCTCGCCGGTTGCGGGGACGACATCCTCGACACCGGAGAGGAGTGCGACGACGGCGCGCTGAACTCGAATCTCCCCGATGCGAGCTGTCGACTCGACTGCACCTTCCCGACTTGCGGCGACGGCATCGTCGACGTATTGGCCGGCGAGGAGTGCGAAGACGACAATGACTGCACGGCGGGTGACGTCTGCGGAAGCTGCGAGTGCGGCACCCCGCTCGGGAGCTGGTTCTTCAACGTTGCGGCGGGTTCGAGTGCGAACTGTCCGGCGGATGGTGATCCGGGGTCGTTCCTGAAGGGGCGCGGTCTTCCGACCGGTGGCCTGCTCGGGGCGATCTGCAGCATGACGCGCGGCAACTTCAGCGCGAGCGCAAACTTCGAACTCGTCGGTGGTGTCCCGGATGCGAACGGGGTTGCCGAAGTCGAGTTGGCGGCGGCTCAGGTCGTCGGCGTGCAACAGCCCAGTGTCGCCAGCGACAACTGGATCTGTGTCCGGGTGGAGTCGAACGGTCCCGGTTGGGTGGACTGCGACGGCGGGATGAACGCCGATTCGACCGCAGTCGTAGACAGCAACGCTTCTGCGGCGCCGCCTTTGCCCGAGTGGGATGATCTCTGGTTCACCGCACCTTCCGGGGCTGGGGACTCGGGGGCGGGCGCCGGCATTGCGCCGGTCACCGTGAAGATCATTCAGGGGCCGGCCTCGTGTCCGGGGCCGGCGGACGCCGCGTGGGACGTCATCGATGGCGTGAACACCGCGCTGGCGACGGGCACGGCAACCGCGACGATCAACGATGCGGAGTCGTGTCCGGGTGGCAATTTCATCACCGGCTCGTGTCCGTCGTCACCGTTTGTTGCGTCGCTCGCGGGTACGAATCTCTCGTGCGCAAACTGGACCACCCAGACGAGCAAGTCGTTCGTCGTGCCGCTCTTCCTGCTCGGTCAGGATTTCGGCGAAGCGATCGGTGTGGTCCTGGGCGTCGGTGACATCGCCGTCGCCGCCCGGATCACGACGGATCCGTGA
- a CDS encoding endonuclease/exonuclease/phosphatase family protein, giving the protein MSFVHALAVLLAISFAASSCGESASNRAAPDVTAANLNLLHGIFCPPESEDCRLADRVDLMMEFIHASGCLDVITLQEIWPPSVASIERAAAEVCPFPYRVVMGSRLTQVDDELVLSRHPVERIEQKRLIGDFRSVLWTRIAHPTGPLDVYSTHLASGVDGANNPCGENCPAACVEAGATTIRECQAVQMVEFIERTHDVPGAALVTGDMNARPGSFVYRQFTQRGWIDSYLAAGNPECDPQTGIGCTSGRSEAGLESPELEVRSRIDFIFLIPAEPEASCSPTLLPANGLGPGTQLWTEVPNPFAPSCGPEPEAVCWPSNHTGVQIAYRCS; this is encoded by the coding sequence ATGTCATTCGTACATGCCCTGGCAGTACTTCTGGCGATCAGTTTCGCGGCTTCAAGCTGCGGCGAATCCGCTTCCAACCGAGCCGCCCCCGACGTCACCGCGGCAAACCTGAACCTCCTCCACGGCATCTTTTGCCCCCCCGAAAGCGAGGACTGTCGGCTCGCCGACCGGGTCGACCTGATGATGGAATTCATCCACGCCAGCGGCTGTCTCGATGTCATTACGCTTCAGGAAATCTGGCCGCCGAGTGTGGCGAGCATCGAACGCGCCGCCGCCGAGGTCTGCCCGTTCCCCTACAGGGTAGTCATGGGTTCCAGACTCACACAGGTCGACGACGAACTGGTCCTGTCGCGTCATCCGGTCGAACGAATCGAACAAAAACGCCTGATCGGAGACTTCCGAAGCGTCCTATGGACACGCATCGCACACCCCACCGGACCACTCGACGTCTACTCGACCCACCTCGCCTCTGGTGTGGACGGCGCCAACAACCCATGCGGCGAGAACTGCCCCGCGGCCTGCGTCGAAGCGGGGGCTACCACCATCCGTGAGTGCCAGGCCGTGCAAATGGTGGAGTTCATCGAGCGAACGCACGACGTTCCGGGTGCGGCACTCGTGACCGGAGACATGAACGCAAGACCCGGCTCCTTCGTATATCGACAATTCACGCAGCGGGGCTGGATCGATTCCTATCTGGCAGCCGGCAATCCCGAATGCGATCCCCAAACCGGGATCGGCTGCACCTCGGGCCGCTCCGAGGCCGGGCTCGAATCTCCCGAGCTGGAAGTACGCTCACGCATCGACTTCATTTTTCTCATTCCGGCCGAGCCCGAAGCTTCGTGCAGCCCGACGCTTCTGCCCGCCAACGGCCTCGGCCCCGGAACCCAACTCTGGACGGAGGTCCCCAACCCATTTGCCCCGAGCTGCGGTCCCGAGCCAGAAGCCGTGTGCTGGCCCTCGAACCACACAGGCGTACAAATCGCCTACCGCTGCTCCTGA
- a CDS encoding endonuclease/exonuclease/phosphatase family protein has product MSSKFVSTLLVAMALTATACGQSPSNPGKPDVTLANLNLVHGIFCPPESDNCRLPDRVDLMMEFVRASGCPDVITLQEIWRPSLELIEPAATEVCPFPYETVQGERLNQVDDETVLSRYPLEKTEQLDLFGDFRRVLLTRITHPSGPLDVYSTHLASSADAGNSACVENCPQECRDAGVDTVRDCQAVQLVDFVRRTHDVSNAALVTGDMNARPGSFVYEQFVGQGWLDTYLEAGNPECNPDTGIGCTSGREDELLTDLESPELEVRVRIDFIFLVPATAGSSCQPELLPANDLGPGTQLWTEVPNPFVPNCGPLPDAICWPSDHTGVQVAYRCS; this is encoded by the coding sequence ATGTCCTCCAAGTTCGTCTCGACACTCCTTGTCGCAATGGCTCTGACAGCAACGGCCTGCGGCCAATCTCCCTCCAATCCGGGCAAGCCAGACGTCACGCTCGCCAATCTGAATCTGGTCCACGGAATCTTCTGCCCCCCCGAAAGCGACAACTGCCGGCTCCCGGATCGGGTCGATCTGATGATGGAGTTCGTCCGCGCGAGCGGGTGCCCCGATGTCATCACCCTGCAGGAGATCTGGCGGCCGAGCCTCGAGTTGATCGAACCGGCGGCGACCGAAGTCTGCCCGTTTCCTTACGAGACGGTTCAGGGTGAACGACTGAACCAGGTCGACGACGAAACGGTGCTCAGTCGCTATCCCCTCGAGAAGACCGAACAACTCGACCTCTTCGGGGACTTCCGCAGAGTCCTACTCACGCGCATCACCCACCCCAGCGGTCCGCTCGATGTCTATTCGACCCATCTCGCTTCGAGCGCGGACGCGGGCAATAGTGCGTGCGTCGAGAACTGCCCGCAGGAATGTCGCGATGCCGGTGTCGACACGGTTCGGGATTGCCAGGCGGTTCAGTTGGTGGATTTCGTCCGGCGCACCCACGACGTGAGTAACGCGGCTCTGGTCACCGGAGACATGAACGCGCGGCCGGGCTCCTTTGTCTACGAGCAGTTTGTCGGGCAGGGCTGGCTCGATACCTACCTGGAGGCCGGAAACCCCGAGTGCAATCCCGACACAGGTATCGGTTGTACCTCGGGACGCGAAGACGAACTCTTGACCGACCTCGAGTCTCCGGAACTCGAAGTTCGCGTGCGGATCGACTTCATCTTCCTGGTACCCGCCACCGCCGGTTCCTCCTGCCAACCCGAGCTTCTACCCGCAAACGACCTCGGCCCGGGAACCCAACTCTGGACCGAAGTCCCCAACCCATTCGTGCCGAACTGCGGCCCTCTGCCCGACGCAATCTGCTGGCCCTCCGACCACACCGGCGTCCAGGTCGCGTACCGCTGTTCCTAA
- a CDS encoding beta-propeller fold lactonase family protein, with product MRIILTLVIGLLAGLPADAATLSLVDSKTNGVGGVSGLEAPRHVIVSPDGAHVYVLSQGLDSTVVVFSRDGGTGVLSFVASYVEGVAFPVSPTLGAHTPSPDGSHYYIDTSGRSFRGRILRFSRDAVSG from the coding sequence GTGCGCATAATACTGACGTTGGTGATCGGACTTCTCGCGGGGTTGCCCGCAGACGCGGCCACGCTGTCGCTCGTGGATTCGAAGACCAATGGCGTCGGCGGCGTGTCGGGGCTCGAGGCGCCTCGCCACGTGATCGTCAGCCCCGACGGGGCGCATGTGTACGTCCTTAGCCAGGGGCTCGACAGCACGGTCGTTGTGTTCTCGAGGGACGGGGGAACGGGGGTGCTGTCCTTCGTCGCTAGCTACGTCGAAGGGGTCGCCTTTCCGGTGTCACCGACGCTCGGCGCGCACACCCCCAGTCCGGATGGTTCGCACTACTACATAGATACGTCCGGCAGATCGTTCCGAGGGCGGATCCTCCGGTTCTCCAGAGATGCCGTCAGCGGATAG
- a CDS encoding penicillin acylase family protein, with translation MTAGSLNRVLAAVLACALFTAGCSGDNGNSGNNDSTGPTEPTDPPTDPTEPTDPIDPGGPGGDRAYYILPPGNYGGLPVGPHSLDQLALYDGLTPLRGNVTDADIEEFFLPQNLAPIGETNVIDTGRSGLTLAYDEWGIAHITGETREDVAFGAGWVTVRDRELLINFGRGPARAAVIDIPGVNAFSLVTSATPYVPSAAAEQMVTDQVERIRTTLPEGEEIITDAQAYADGANAYLLANPNVALEPFTVNDIIATTAFIGSIFGAGGGGEAGNSEFLSQLQNRLGADQGRDVWDDLMQTNDPEAPKTIEEEFAYGTFTGGEVSGSVVLDEGSIISLDPRDPQPGAAPGLGLGDVGFVEAAGDPPSRNASNWLIVPPEGSKPGNTLAAMGPQLGYYYPGIVMQIHLKTPEWEAQGAAVPGLAHYILIGRSENYAWSLTSANQDVRDVFVEVLCDPGGSTPTRDTGSYLHDGECIPFEIFDAGTIGGTPIIYPTSVHGAVIGTATVSGEPVALTRQRSTFGRDGFNLAALKDMTEGDAETPEAFFQAANKFGFTFNWGYANRDGIAYFASGLLPVRAGGLDRRLPTIGSGEYEWAGFLSQAEHPHATGHPNGRLLNWNNQAAPGWMHGDTTLFGSHHRVENFDQWPDTPELADVVSIMNRAATEDTRALVWLVVTEMLSGSDAPSDLSGQVIDILDAWLADDAPLLDADEDGDYDEAGAMIAGQLWGPVQTATLAPVFQPLFDDGIGLRGIDETSIVDKDLRTLLGQTVQGPFSTSYCGLGDIDRCRADLWAAVDTKVTELAAEFGDDPTLWRREGRRSGFTPGLIPDTFRSTNRPTFQQVMEFAQGAN, from the coding sequence ATGACAGCAGGATCACTCAACCGCGTACTCGCCGCAGTACTTGCTTGCGCTCTCTTCACCGCCGGCTGCTCCGGCGACAACGGGAACTCCGGGAACAACGACAGCACCGGACCAACCGAACCGACCGACCCACCGACTGACCCGACCGAACCAACAGATCCGATCGACCCTGGTGGACCCGGCGGGGACCGCGCCTACTACATTCTGCCGCCCGGCAACTACGGCGGCCTTCCCGTCGGTCCGCACTCCCTCGACCAACTCGCGCTCTACGATGGCCTCACGCCGCTGCGCGGCAACGTCACCGATGCCGACATCGAGGAGTTCTTCCTGCCGCAGAACCTCGCACCGATCGGCGAAACCAACGTCATCGACACCGGCCGCAGCGGCCTGACGCTCGCGTATGACGAGTGGGGCATCGCTCACATCACCGGCGAGACCCGCGAAGACGTTGCGTTCGGCGCGGGTTGGGTGACCGTCCGAGACCGCGAGCTGCTCATCAACTTCGGCCGGGGGCCTGCTCGCGCCGCCGTGATCGACATCCCCGGCGTCAACGCCTTCTCCTTGGTCACCAGCGCCACCCCCTACGTGCCGAGCGCGGCGGCGGAACAGATGGTGACCGACCAGGTCGAACGGATCCGCACCACCCTGCCCGAGGGTGAAGAGATCATCACCGATGCGCAGGCCTACGCCGACGGCGCCAACGCGTACCTCTTGGCGAATCCGAATGTTGCGCTCGAGCCGTTCACCGTCAACGACATCATCGCCACCACCGCCTTCATCGGTTCGATCTTCGGCGCCGGCGGTGGCGGCGAAGCAGGAAACTCGGAGTTCCTCTCCCAACTCCAGAACCGACTCGGAGCGGATCAAGGTCGGGACGTATGGGACGACCTCATGCAGACGAACGACCCGGAGGCACCCAAGACCATCGAGGAAGAATTCGCGTACGGCACGTTCACCGGAGGCGAAGTCTCCGGCTCCGTCGTCCTCGACGAGGGATCCATCATCTCGCTCGACCCGCGCGACCCGCAGCCGGGTGCAGCGCCCGGCCTCGGCCTCGGCGACGTCGGCTTCGTCGAGGCGGCCGGCGATCCACCGAGCCGCAACGCATCGAACTGGCTGATCGTCCCACCCGAGGGATCGAAGCCCGGCAATACGCTCGCCGCCATGGGGCCACAACTCGGCTACTACTACCCCGGGATCGTGATGCAGATTCATCTCAAGACCCCGGAGTGGGAGGCCCAGGGCGCCGCGGTTCCCGGCCTGGCGCACTACATCCTGATCGGGCGCAGCGAGAACTACGCGTGGAGCCTCACGTCGGCCAACCAGGACGTGCGCGACGTATTCGTCGAGGTGCTGTGCGATCCCGGCGGGTCGACACCCACTCGCGACACGGGATCGTACCTGCACGATGGCGAGTGCATTCCGTTCGAGATCTTCGACGCCGGCACCATCGGCGGGACGCCGATCATCTACCCAACCTCGGTGCACGGTGCCGTCATCGGCACGGCGACGGTGTCCGGCGAACCGGTTGCGCTCACCCGACAGCGGTCGACCTTCGGCCGCGACGGATTCAACCTCGCCGCTCTGAAGGACATGACGGAAGGCGACGCCGAGACTCCGGAAGCCTTCTTCCAAGCGGCCAACAAATTCGGCTTCACCTTCAACTGGGGCTACGCCAACCGCGACGGCATCGCCTACTTCGCCTCCGGCCTGCTCCCCGTTCGCGCCGGCGGCCTCGACCGACGCTTGCCCACGATCGGCAGCGGCGAGTACGAGTGGGCGGGCTTCCTCAGCCAGGCGGAACACCCACATGCGACCGGACATCCGAACGGTCGCCTCTTGAACTGGAACAACCAGGCGGCACCGGGCTGGATGCACGGCGACACCACGCTCTTCGGCTCACATCACCGAGTCGAGAATTTCGATCAATGGCCTGACACCCCTGAACTCGCCGACGTGGTGTCGATCATGAACCGGGCCGCCACCGAGGATACGCGCGCTCTGGTCTGGCTGGTGGTGACCGAGATGCTCTCCGGTAGCGATGCGCCGTCGGACCTCTCCGGCCAGGTCATCGACATCCTCGACGCATGGCTGGCGGACGACGCGCCGCTGCTCGATGCCGACGAGGACGGCGACTACGACGAAGCCGGCGCAATGATCGCCGGACAACTGTGGGGCCCCGTGCAGACCGCCACCCTCGCACCCGTCTTCCAACCCCTCTTCGACGACGGCATCGGCCTGCGCGGCATCGACGAGACGTCGATCGTCGACAAGGACCTGCGCACCCTGCTCGGCCAAACGGTTCAGGGACCCTTCTCGACCTCGTACTGCGGTCTTGGTGACATTGACCGCTGTCGCGCCGACCTCTGGGCCGCGGTCGACACGAAGGTGACCGAACTCGCCGCCGAGTTCGGTGACGATCCGACATTGTGGCGTCGCGAAGGTCGCCGGAGCGGCTTCACGCCGGGCCTGATCCCCGACACCTTCCGCTCGACGAATCGGCCGACCTTCCAGCAGGTGATGGAGTTCGCGCAGGGCGCGAACTGA
- a CDS encoding PQQ-binding-like beta-propeller repeat protein yields the protein MGRWRAARSASWTAADVFAAGRLDVVGGSHHLLVIKLSGSTGIELWRQERDPAVGFSEATAIAIDSGDDVIVVERLSGDSALVKYDGSTGTEVWRYESGDEAGAFQVAIDGSGDVFAAGLAGGGIASDSDFVMLKVDRATGAVSWRRDIDGSAADYDAALGLAVDPSGDYITAGYFGIRQMGPTIRSKLAVVKLGGLIGTAGPLDGDKLRIGDPGDPNRRKVTFRIRDDDIKAPLPGSPSDPSIAGATVRIFNPITLDEASQHTLAVSVEFGASDRQCAEFSLDGSRRPS from the coding sequence ATCGGACGTTGGCGTGCGGCTCGTTCTGCCTCATGGACGGCCGCGGATGTGTTCGCCGCCGGACGCCTCGACGTCGTGGGCGGCAGTCACCATTTGCTGGTCATCAAGCTCAGCGGCTCGACCGGTATCGAGCTCTGGCGCCAGGAGCGCGATCCCGCCGTCGGATTTTCTGAAGCGACGGCGATCGCGATCGATTCGGGAGACGACGTGATCGTGGTCGAACGGCTGAGCGGCGACTCGGCGTTGGTCAAATACGACGGTAGTACCGGCACGGAGGTCTGGCGCTATGAAAGCGGGGACGAGGCGGGTGCCTTCCAGGTGGCGATCGACGGGAGTGGCGATGTGTTCGCGGCCGGGCTCGCGGGGGGCGGCATCGCTTCCGATTCCGACTTCGTGATGCTCAAGGTGGACAGAGCTACGGGTGCGGTGTCGTGGCGCCGGGACATCGATGGGTCGGCCGCAGACTACGACGCGGCGTTAGGCCTCGCCGTTGATCCGTCCGGGGACTACATCACCGCAGGATACTTCGGGATCAGGCAAATGGGACCAACCATCCGGTCCAAGCTCGCGGTGGTCAAGCTCGGCGGTCTGATTGGCACAGCCGGTCCCCTGGACGGCGACAAACTCCGGATCGGTGACCCTGGCGACCCGAACCGGCGGAAGGTCACGTTCCGGATTCGCGACGACGATATCAAAGCTCCGCTGCCTGGATCTCCGTCCGACCCGAGCATCGCCGGTGCCACAGTGCGAATCTTCAACCCGATCACCCTCGACGAAGCGAGCCAACACACCCTCGCCGTCTCCGTCGAGTTCGGAGCGTCGGATCGGCAGTGCGCCGAGTTTAGTCTGGATGGCTCGCGTCGTCCGTCGTAG